ATTAGTTTTTTGGTGATGATTCCATGCTGATTCAAACTCATTTGTTTCTTTCTCTTCTGGATTTACAGGAAAGAAGTTTTTTCTATAAGGTGCAAACTCCTCATTATCCCATTTCGAATTATCATGGTTATCAATATTATATTCTAATTTCTCATATCTTTCACCTGTAAAATTCTTCAATATAGTATCACTAGTATTTAGTTGACTTGTGAAATCGTTGAAGGCTTTCTCTATATTAGATGTATGCTCTGCTATATACATTTCATAGGCTGTAATAGATTGCTTTTTATTCATTATTATCTCCTTTTATATTCTTTAATTATTGTAACATACTCTATTAGTTTAATCAAGTATTGCTACTCTTTTTCGTCCTCATCTTCTTCATCTGTGTCATAAGCTAATTCAGGATTATAGGTAGGATAAGAAAATAGCATACCTTTTGCTCCATTGAACTTATAGTAGAGTGAGGGACTTAAAATTCCATTATTTTGTTTTAGAATATTTATTTCTTGCACATCCTCAAGATAATCCAGCTCAGGTGCTTCTGGATTATATTTTTGTAAGGTAAAGTAAGGTCTAAATACTGATATTACTAATCTAGCTCTTTCCTCTATTGCTCCAGCATTTTTAAGCATCTCTGTATTCATCTTTAACTTATATGTATCCTCAATAGTGTTTATTACTACTCTGTCACTTGATCTTTTAGGTTGAAAAACTCCTAGTAAATGTATGTTAATTTCCTTAACTAAGGCATGAAGAGAGTTCATAGCGTCCTCATATAGCGAAGCCCTCCCTCCTAGTCCTTTATTAAACTCATCTATTTGAGACATTAAGTCCACTGATACAAATATATACTCATCGGGTTTTAAACTCATTTTCTTTTTAGCTAGTAGAATACATTTCTTTAACTTAGGTATAGACATAACATCGGTATTGACTTGAAAGTAGTTTTTATGTCGTTTTGATCTCTTAAGCTCCCTTTCAATAATCTTATCTATTTTTTCAGATCTATCTTCTATAAAGTTTTCATCCTCTTTATTGCTAAAACTAAACTCAGTTCTATCTGTATTACTTCTAATAGCCATTTTTGCATCTAAAGAACTCTCTAATGACATCTCTAAAGTGACTTCTAGTGTTGGTAGATTTTTAAGTATTCTACGCTCTACAAGATTTTTAACATAGGTTGTTTTACCAGAACCTGGATTACCAAAAACTACAGATATTTCTTGTGGCATTAAACTGCCGTTATATAAATATTGATCTAAATAACTACAGCCTGAAGGGTATATTTTACCACTCTTCCTTTCTTCAATAATGTCTTTAAATTTCTTAGCTTCATCTTCTCTAGATAAAAACTCTACTTCATCAAACTCACCACTTTTCATAGTAGATACATCATTAAGCATTGCGTTAAGCCTGTTTTCAAGGCTATCTAAATCAACATTTTTCTTAGAAACTTCAATGGTCAAGTCATCTAGTTTGCTATTTTGAAGATCGTCCATAATCTTATGCTTTTTTAAATCTTCTATATAAGTTACTAGATCTTTAGCTATATAAGTATCCTCTTCTAAAAATGTAAGATGATCAGATTTTAAATCCTCAAAGTGTTTTAATCCATGTAGTAATATAGACCTCTTTGAAGGTGTAATATCTTTCTCTTGAATTATGACAAGAGACTTAAATATTGCATTTCCTATTTTAGATACAAAGTAATTATTATACTCTGTATCTAACAAGTCTAGGTTAGAATGTAATACTCCTAGAACTTGCTGTTCTAAGAGTGGAATTTGCTTTTTTGAGATTGACACTGTTGATTATCCTTTTAATGTAAATAGTTTTTCTACTTTGTTAAGAGTATTATTAGTACTATCTAAGTTAGATGTTACTTCTTTACCCCATACACATATAAAGTCATCAGGCATATTGTATTCTGATATAAATATAGTATGGCCTTCTTTTTTCTTATTTCTACACCAACTATAAAAATGATCATGATCTATATCACTTTTATATTTTGTAGTATATCTATACGGAGGATCACAATAAATAATGCTATTAGATGGTATATCTAATTTATCATATGTAGAATGTACTAGAGTAATACCTTGTAGCTTTGGTGATTGTTTAACAGCACTTCTATAAGCAATAGCTACATAGTCTTTTAAAGGGTCTTTAGCTCTACACCAGCCACCATACCACTTAGCTCCAAATGAATATGCAAAGCCTACAAAAGAAATATCATGTCTTGTTAAGAGTTTACTATCTTCTCTACATTTTTTATAGTTATCTTCTGTAAACTCTTTATTATCTTTAGGTATTTCTTCTAAGTTATCTCTAATTTGCTCTAGTGCTAAAATTGTTGGTAAATGTGCATCACCTCCAATTCTTAAACCTTCAACCTTATCAATAGTATTAGCTCCACCAACAAAGGGCTCTATATAGTATTGAGCTTCTTGTCTATCTTTTAAAATTATAGGTAAAATATGTTTTGCTATTCTACCTTTACCTCCTAAATATGTCATTAAGTATTTCTCACTTCAATTAACTCCGAATCAGAATTGAATACATATTGTCTATTATGTGCTGAGAGTACCCTACCATTTAACTTAGTCTTGTCTCCCATTTTTTCTAGTAAGAACCTAATCTTCTGTAGATCTGTATATCCTTTTGCTTCTTTATTTTCCATTATTTATTTCTCCTCTTTTTTATTCTCATAACTAACTATAAATCTATTTTTGTTAAACTTAATGCCAAACCACTGATACCATGATTCGTGATACACAGCCACTTTTTTAGAATTGTGTAGATCCTCTTCCACGTATCTACAATAGTAGTCTATTAAGAAAAACCATAGTATTTTCTTTATCAGTCCCATAATGTCCCTACTTTAAAACTTTTGCTCTTACTCTCAAAATTGTCTGTAAATTGCATACTATGATCTAGGACTTCTCTGCTAATAAGTCGCTGTATAGCTGTATCAAATCCTTTTTCTAAAGTATCTATAGGACTATTACTACAGAAGATTGTCGATAGTCTTAGAGTCTCTATTCTAGTTTTTAGAAAAGAGGTTAAGAAAGGTATCTGATAAGCAGACTTATAGACGGTTACTTTGTCTGTTGAAAACTCGTCTAATATAAGACAATCCACATTCATTATTTTATTAACCTCTATTTTCAGATCATCATCTCTTTGAGAGTCTAAAACCATTCTTACTAAATTATCCGTTAATATATAGCGTACAGACTTCCCTTGTTTAAGTAGTTCTTTACCTATATACCTAGCTAAAGTAGACTTCTGGGTGGAGTGTTTACCCTCAAAGTATAAGTTAAGACTTGAGTACTTTTCTTCAAAGTGTTTCAAGTATTTTCCAATCTTCACTATATTACCTTGCTTATCATCTCCAACATAATCTTTTTCTATAGAATAATCTAGTAGTGTGACCGCTTCAGGATTGCTACTAAGTTTAATAGGGATATTAGCTTTATCTAACAATATCTTTAGCTTGGTTTCTCTCTGATAGTGAAGAAGGCAATCACACTTAGTTGTTGACATCTCTTCTTCATTATCAATAAATCCATTATCGCATTTATCACAGGGTATATAATTACTAATCATTCTTAACTATTCCCTACATCTTTCAATGCAACTCTCACATTATCCCTTATTAGTTTATAGCAATCTAAATCTAATAGATTACTCTCATCACCTGTTTTTCTAAAATCTTCCACAATTCCAACATTTCTCTTTATATCCTCATGTAGATTAAAGAATCCTGTAACTTGAGCTTTACGCTCTTCATTGTCACCTTCAAATTTCAACTTAAAAGTACCAAAGTAAGGAATAGTGATGTCTTCTCCATTATAGTAGTTTCCAATACATAGCATGTTACTAAAGTGCTTAAATACGGAGGCTATCTCGCTCTCTTTTAAATCGGTTAAGTTTTTCAACTCACCTATAATCTTCTCTTCTTCTGTTTTCAAAGTACCTCCCTTATTATATTACTTCTTAGCTTTTACATCATCCCATATATAACGAACTCTATCAAATGAAACTTTTACAATATCACTTGAACCAACTTCTACACAATAACAATATATACCAGAAATTGCAATACATATTCCATCAAATCTTTTTACGGCTTTTCCTAAGTCTTTATAGACTGCTACTTTAAAATTATTCATTAGTCATGTAACCTCGTTGCGAATTGATTTTTACCAGTCTCTACAACTGTCGTATTTTTGTCACTAGATGTAGACTCTTTTAAGTTATCTACCTCTTCTTTAGTAGTCTCTACTCCATTGAGTATTACTTTCTCTTCTACTTTGTCTTTCATTGTTTCTATCTTCTCCTTCTAATAATATTGTATATAACCTTCATAGTTTGGATATCTACCCTCTATAATTCTAAATGCTTCTTCTTCTGCCTTTTTACAAGTATACGCTTCAACAACTACACAATCTAAGTTCTTTATACTATCTCCACAAATACATGGATTATGATGTTCATCAAACTGTACAAGAAATGCAAAATAGTATCTTCCTTTGAAGATTCTACTCCATAAGCTCATATTTATTTCTCCTTCTCCTATTGTTTATTATCGTTTCTAAAGAACTCTTATCTGAAATATAATTATTAAACTCCTCAGAAGTCATTCCAAGATATTCATGAAGCTCATAATTAAATATAGTAGGATGTAAATGCCAACAAGTTATGTACTCATCAATATTATTGATAGATTCTAGTCCTCTTACTACTTTATTTACGAAAGTCATCTTTATATCCTTAACTAATAGTATAATTAATATTAACTAAAGTCAAGTAGCTGTCCTTCTTTTTAGCTTATAGTTTTCTAGTATACTTGTATGTAGTTTTTGCTCTTTATTCTTCATACTTTCTTCCATGCTTTCTACTTCTTCCCAGATATAAGATGGAGCCTTTGAACCGTATATACTACAAA
Above is a genomic segment from Candidatus Woesearchaeota archaeon containing:
- a CDS encoding DUF5662 family protein — encoded protein: MNKKQSITAYEMYIAEHTSNIEKAFNDFTSQLNTSDTILKNFTGERYEKLEYNIDNHDNSKWDNEEFAPYRKNFFPVNPEEKETNEFESAWNHHQKTNPHHWQYWLMWSKGETKALEMSYIATLEMLLDWTAMAYKFKDTPSKYYDKNKDTMLLHKKTRSLVEELLPLFTELANEHNKGENNE
- a CDS encoding DNA adenine methylase → MTYLGGKGRIAKHILPIILKDRQEAQYYIEPFVGGANTIDKVEGLRIGGDAHLPTILALEQIRDNLEEIPKDNKEFTEDNYKKCREDSKLLTRHDISFVGFAYSFGAKWYGGWCRAKDPLKDYVAIAYRSAVKQSPKLQGITLVHSTYDKLDIPSNSIIYCDPPYRYTTKYKSDIDHDHFYSWCRNKKKEGHTIFISEYNMPDDFICVWGKEVTSNLDSTNNTLNKVEKLFTLKG
- a CDS encoding ATP-binding protein, whose translation is MISNYIPCDKCDNGFIDNEEEMSTTKCDCLLHYQRETKLKILLDKANIPIKLSSNPEAVTLLDYSIEKDYVGDDKQGNIVKIGKYLKHFEEKYSSLNLYFEGKHSTQKSTLARYIGKELLKQGKSVRYILTDNLVRMVLDSQRDDDLKIEVNKIMNVDCLILDEFSTDKVTVYKSAYQIPFLTSFLKTRIETLRLSTIFCSNSPIDTLEKGFDTAIQRLISREVLDHSMQFTDNFESKSKSFKVGTLWD